A region of Mycoplasmopsis bovirhinis DNA encodes the following proteins:
- a CDS encoding YebC/PmpR family DNA-binding transcriptional regulator — MAGHSHSANIAHRKGAQDAARGKIFQKLSKEIFVAASLGPDPDMNPALKLAISKAKAKNMPKDNIERAIAKAKGAKNSETYTELLFNATVSGGATFIVITLSDNINRVKSNIQAYFNKQNATLGKTGQIPFAFDKKGIIEFSKENLSSDEVTFVALENSAEDIQETDNSYILTCIPENFSDLKNALETSLNIENFTQCEVTYIPNMYVEYDSEKEKKLLDFIEKLKDDDDVQEVYHNIEIKHNL; from the coding sequence ATGGCAGGACATTCACACTCAGCCAATATTGCACACCGTAAAGGCGCTCAAGATGCAGCTCGTGGAAAAATTTTTCAAAAATTGTCAAAAGAAATTTTTGTAGCAGCTTCACTTGGACCAGATCCAGATATGAACCCAGCTTTAAAATTAGCCATTTCTAAGGCTAAGGCAAAAAACATGCCTAAAGATAACATTGAAAGAGCTATTGCAAAAGCTAAAGGAGCTAAAAATTCTGAAACTTACACTGAATTATTATTTAATGCCACTGTGAGTGGCGGAGCAACGTTTATTGTTATTACCTTAAGTGATAATATTAATAGAGTTAAATCAAATATTCAAGCATATTTTAATAAACAAAATGCAACATTAGGAAAAACCGGGCAAATTCCGTTTGCTTTTGATAAAAAAGGAATAATTGAATTTAGTAAAGAAAATCTTTCTTCTGATGAAGTTACTTTTGTCGCTTTAGAAAATAGTGCTGAAGATATTCAAGAAACTGATAATTCATATATTTTAACTTGTATTCCAGAAAATTTCAGTGATTTAAAAAATGCACTTGAAACTTCACTAAATATCGAAAATTTCACTCAATGTGAAGTAACATATATTCCAAATATGTATGTTGAATATGACAGCGAAAAGGAAAAGAAATTACTTGATTTTATTGAAAAACTTAAAGATGATGACGATGTGCAAGAAGTGTACCATAACATTGAAATCAAACATAATTTATAA
- a CDS encoding GGDEF domain-containing protein: MKFNKKSLIWAIPIALVLFFSIILIIIFVRELNNRVVAMVISLAILAMLAIAIILIYNALVKLAKNKSLVDSSFNKVLYDVLDQNNIGLCIYNTNHEIIWSTNYIKNTFGHDFIGQKIHNMIKALDPNLEKGNLPFDKYLNLRFKDSFFQLQIFPSEHMLIFRNVTSENLYKAQAQEQMPVLGEIEIDNYPLYQSILSEEQLFKINSILMNTLNEYSQRYNFIYRQYTNGKFLIFTNEDSIHKLIQENFRLFFDIKSAISDTLIKKLTISGGFSYGWVSLKQKIEKAKKGLTQAQARGGDQIAIHTNYAPVFFLGSNTEVLKDNSKTRIRYLTEQLEEKLLDPEINNVFIYGHSFADLDAIGSAYALYELIKHYQKEVYIIANTFDATTTQIINEYKLNKSKIIFDPSFAIKHTNLNSLVILTDVADPLRTDNPKAIDQVKRDNIFIFDHHRLLKQIDFALKTNCYIETTSSSACEIVTEIIMFLENKFTLSKLASQMLLNGIFLDTSQFSKSVTPRTFNAASWLQGLNASSSKSVEALKIDSKTKDKIQLLIANITEIKKGYYLAYSDLEATNDEISIAANEILRIKGRIASFVVAKLATSKNTYKLSARGINTNVQIICEAVGGGGHFNTAAATSDEELNDFVDNIKHAIATTRRLIKYESNTN, from the coding sequence ATGAAATTTAATAAAAAATCATTAATTTGAGCTATTCCTATTGCATTAGTTTTATTCTTTAGCATAATATTAATTATTATTTTTGTTCGAGAATTAAATAACCGCGTTGTTGCAATGGTTATTTCTTTGGCAATTTTAGCCATGTTAGCCATTGCAATTATCTTAATTTATAATGCATTAGTAAAACTAGCAAAAAATAAATCTTTAGTAGATAGCTCTTTTAATAAAGTTTTATATGATGTTTTAGATCAAAATAATATTGGTTTGTGTATCTATAATACTAATCATGAGATAATTTGGAGCACAAATTATATTAAAAATACCTTTGGACATGATTTTATTGGCCAAAAGATTCATAATATGATTAAAGCTTTAGACCCAAATTTAGAGAAAGGAAACTTACCATTTGATAAATACTTAAATTTACGTTTTAAAGATTCATTTTTTCAACTACAAATTTTTCCTAGTGAACATATGTTAATTTTTCGTAATGTTACAAGCGAAAATTTATACAAAGCTCAGGCTCAAGAACAAATGCCTGTGCTTGGGGAAATTGAAATTGACAATTATCCACTTTATCAATCAATTTTATCTGAAGAACAATTGTTCAAAATTAATTCAATTTTAATGAATACTTTAAATGAATATTCGCAAAGGTATAATTTTATCTACCGCCAATACACTAACGGTAAATTCTTAATTTTTACTAATGAAGATAGTATTCATAAATTAATTCAAGAGAATTTTAGGTTATTTTTTGATATAAAAAGTGCTATTTCAGATACTTTAATTAAAAAATTAACTATTAGTGGCGGGTTTTCATATGGTTGAGTTTCACTGAAACAAAAAATTGAAAAGGCTAAAAAAGGTTTAACCCAAGCGCAAGCAAGGGGAGGGGATCAAATTGCAATACATACTAATTATGCGCCAGTATTTTTCTTAGGTTCAAACACTGAAGTTTTGAAAGATAATTCCAAAACTAGAATTAGATATTTAACTGAACAATTAGAAGAAAAACTCCTTGATCCAGAAATAAACAATGTGTTTATTTACGGACATTCCTTTGCAGATTTAGATGCAATTGGTTCAGCTTATGCTTTATACGAATTAATAAAACATTACCAAAAAGAAGTTTATATTATTGCTAATACTTTTGACGCTACTACAACACAAATAATTAACGAATATAAACTTAATAAATCTAAGATTATTTTTGATCCTTCATTTGCTATTAAACACACAAATCTTAATAGCTTAGTAATTTTAACTGATGTAGCTGATCCACTAAGAACAGATAATCCAAAAGCAATTGATCAAGTAAAAAGAGATAATATCTTTATCTTCGATCACCACCGATTATTAAAGCAAATTGACTTTGCATTAAAAACAAATTGTTATATTGAAACTACTTCATCAAGTGCTTGTGAAATAGTAACTGAAATCATTATGTTTTTAGAAAATAAATTTACTTTATCAAAACTAGCATCACAAATGCTCTTAAATGGTATCTTTTTAGATACTAGTCAATTTTCTAAGTCTGTTACACCAAGAACTTTTAATGCTGCTTCTTGGTTACAAGGCTTAAATGCTAGTTCCTCAAAAAGTGTTGAAGCTTTAAAAATTGATAGTAAAACTAAGGATAAAATTCAACTTTTAATTGCAAACATTACCGAAATTAAAAAAGGCTATTATTTAGCTTATTCTGATTTAGAAGCAACTAATGATGAAATATCAATTGCGGCTAATGAAATTTTACGCATTAAAGGGCGCATTGCCTCATTTGTAGTAGCTAAATTAGCAACTTCGAAAAATACTTATAAATTAAGCGCGCGCGGGATTAATACAAATGTTCAAATTATTTGTGAAGCTGTTGGTGGCGGAGGTCATTTTAATACAGCAGCTGCAACAAGTGATGAAGAATTAAATGATTTTGTTGATAATATAAAACACGCTATCGCCACAACCAGGAGATTAATTAAATATGAAAGTAATACTAATTAA
- the nadE gene encoding NAD(+) synthase has protein sequence MSKISNYNGKDVFYNQEIALNYLQKIQNFLKKHLKKAKAKGFVVGISSGIDSSLVYAIAKSVAPETTLGVVMPIVNMTKEDLNHIKLLEAQFNDSFQRVDLTNSFNALTNELKLKNLLAVSNIKPRLRMSTLYALAQENNYLVLGTDNADETYIGYFTKFGDGGADLLPISNLTKGEVKYLASLLNIPKEIITKDPSAGLWQGQTDELELGFSYGDLDFYLNHLHDLKALKKYLSQETIAKIEYKHKISQHKRDKIYTVKNLK, from the coding sequence ATGAGTAAAATTAGTAATTATAATGGTAAGGATGTTTTTTATAACCAAGAAATTGCCTTAAATTATTTACAAAAAATCCAAAACTTCTTAAAAAAACATTTAAAAAAAGCTAAAGCTAAAGGATTTGTTGTTGGTATTAGTAGCGGAATTGATTCAAGTCTTGTTTATGCAATTGCCAAATCAGTGGCGCCAGAAACTACTTTAGGTGTAGTTATGCCAATTGTGAACATGACAAAAGAAGATTTAAATCATATTAAATTATTAGAAGCACAGTTTAATGATAGTTTTCAAAGAGTTGATTTAACTAATAGTTTCAACGCTTTAACAAATGAGCTTAAACTTAAAAATCTTTTAGCGGTTTCCAATATTAAACCAAGACTTCGCATGAGCACTTTATATGCTCTTGCCCAAGAAAATAATTATTTAGTTTTAGGTACGGATAATGCTGATGAAACATATATCGGTTATTTTACTAAATTTGGTGATGGCGGAGCTGATCTATTACCAATTTCAAACCTAACTAAGGGTGAAGTAAAATATTTAGCAAGCTTATTAAATATTCCTAAAGAAATTATAACTAAAGATCCTTCAGCAGGACTATGACAAGGTCAAACTGATGAGCTTGAGCTTGGTTTTAGTTATGGTGATTTAGACTTCTATCTTAATCATCTTCACGACCTTAAAGCATTAAAGAAATATTTAAGTCAAGAAACCATTGCAAAAATCGAATATAAACATAAAATCTCACAACACAAAAGAGATAAAATATATACAGTTAAAAATCTAAAATAG
- a CDS encoding ZIP family metal transporter, whose protein sequence is MQWIETLYNSLYNNLNNEIIAKLLLILVFLGTMLLIPILIALFLPFLNKYLNKKSFSIYLYAFSTGFFIVLATFGFLREALENSYLFVSKTFGREYTRTILYGYNILFVVVGLIIGLIFAFVIKFVLSYQFNKKLLKHKSLSVFVHDHSHEHGHNHQHIHEDYIFNASDKIEIANSTIFKKTEAKLKIIALLLLLTHRIPEGLLLGYNLNLFTPNEIGEINYSITTAYFLSLVIHLIPEEIVFYIRLKEAGYSPTKALLLSFLGLFLFLPFMIIGMFVGGAIDYSGKAMLYAGVGGIFIFTSLVEFFPEFYHEHFSKQKWLWTIIVLFLGVIVATFILSFHEHK, encoded by the coding sequence ATGCAGTGAATTGAAACTTTATATAACTCATTATATAATAATTTAAATAATGAAATAATTGCAAAACTATTATTAATTTTGGTTTTTTTAGGTACAATGCTTCTAATACCAATCTTAATTGCATTATTTTTACCATTTTTAAATAAATATTTAAATAAAAAATCCTTTAGCATTTATCTCTACGCTTTTTCAACAGGATTTTTTATTGTTTTAGCTACTTTTGGTTTTTTACGTGAAGCTCTAGAAAATTCATACTTATTTGTTTCTAAAACTTTTGGACGAGAATATACTAGAACTATTCTTTATGGCTACAATATTTTATTTGTTGTAGTTGGTTTAATCATTGGTTTAATTTTTGCATTTGTTATTAAATTTGTACTTTCATACCAATTTAATAAAAAACTTTTAAAACACAAATCATTGAGTGTTTTTGTCCATGACCATTCTCATGAACACGGGCATAACCACCAACATATCCATGAAGATTATATTTTTAATGCTTCAGATAAAATAGAAATTGCTAATTCAACGATTTTTAAAAAAACAGAAGCAAAATTAAAAATAATTGCGCTCTTGCTTTTATTAACACACCGTATACCTGAAGGTTTACTTTTAGGATATAATCTAAATTTATTTACCCCTAATGAAATTGGTGAGATAAATTATTCTATTACCACAGCATATTTTTTATCTTTAGTTATTCACTTAATTCCCGAAGAAATTGTTTTTTATATTCGCTTAAAAGAAGCAGGGTATTCACCAACTAAAGCATTATTATTATCATTTTTAGGACTATTTTTATTTTTACCTTTTATGATTATTGGAATGTTTGTTGGAGGTGCAATTGATTACTCAGGAAAGGCAATGCTTTATGCAGGTGTTGGGGGAATCTTTATCTTTACTTCTTTAGTTGAATTTTTTCCAGAATTCTACCATGAGCATTTTAGTAAACAAAAATGGCTTTGAACAATTATTGTGTTATTTTTAGGGGTAATAGTAGCCACATTTATCTTATCATTTCATGAGCATAAATAA
- a CDS encoding amino acid permease, producing the protein MGKHFTAKTFTLFTINFIVGLGFITTITSVLNLGYWGYIVIVLSLLTVLGTSLVFSRLSNVYSEQYGGSYAFARNIDDDIVNHTYSMKKNWKLSFKQRFKKSFKRNFIFFIGWNQFIQTPILSSISPLLLSRIIEDILNPQTPNLELIIWIIRSLAVILFGVLIIISTFGLKLSKKVILVSSILKWFVLGIGLILIMSQITGNGYIESFQRSKKISAKLIFSSTLLFIFAFAGIEDMAAMTKDVHFKNFRVILLSAIGLIFVFYMVAYSIMLGLKESFIDKKFYEYYNFSLCVFGLIIFVIGFISGDIGYKITQTVSTARKLVPLAEDNLIDDRFALKNKNNEYKKAIIFVALYTLISMIVLSLIVLLAPKNQQGDYFDAVINMSSIALLLEDIMTFIVAFILEKKKKIALIPSWEKIAYILSIIWASFLLITFFIPNIFGASHTTETIFTILGYIVFLLSGSLVRLYSYYQYKNKLKHLKEKAILSHH; encoded by the coding sequence ATGGGCAAGCACTTTACTGCCAAAACTTTTACACTTTTTACAATCAACTTTATTGTTGGATTAGGTTTTATAACCACAATAACCAGTGTTTTAAACCTTGGTTATTGGGGTTATATTGTTATTGTGTTATCTTTGTTGACAGTTTTGGGAACATCATTAGTTTTTTCCCGTTTATCTAATGTTTATAGCGAGCAATATGGTGGCTCATATGCTTTTGCTCGTAATATTGATGATGATATTGTTAACCACACATACTCAATGAAGAAAAATTGGAAATTATCGTTTAAGCAAAGGTTCAAAAAGAGTTTTAAACGAAACTTTATTTTCTTCATTGGCTGAAATCAATTTATTCAAACACCAATTTTATCTTCAATTTCTCCCTTGCTTTTATCAAGAATTATTGAAGATATTTTGAATCCACAGACTCCAAACTTAGAACTAATTATTTGGATTATTCGCTCCTTGGCTGTTATTTTATTTGGTGTATTAATTATTATTTCTACTTTTGGACTAAAACTTTCAAAAAAAGTTATTTTAGTTAGTTCAATTTTAAAATGATTTGTTTTAGGAATTGGTCTTATTTTAATTATGAGCCAAATAACAGGAAATGGATATATAGAAAGTTTTCAAAGATCTAAAAAAATTAGTGCAAAATTAATTTTTTCAAGTACTTTACTTTTTATCTTTGCATTTGCTGGTATTGAAGATATGGCTGCTATGACTAAAGATGTGCACTTTAAAAATTTCAGGGTTATTTTGCTAAGCGCTATTGGTTTAATCTTTGTTTTTTATATGGTTGCTTATTCAATTATGCTTGGCCTTAAAGAATCTTTTATTGATAAAAAGTTTTATGAATATTATAATTTTTCACTTTGTGTCTTTGGACTAATTATCTTTGTGATTGGTTTTATTTCAGGTGATATTGGCTATAAAATTACCCAAACAGTTTCAACAGCTCGCAAACTTGTTCCCCTTGCTGAAGATAATTTAATTGATGATCGTTTTGCTTTAAAAAATAAAAATAACGAATATAAAAAAGCGATTATTTTCGTTGCTTTATATACTTTAATTTCAATGATCGTTTTATCTTTGATAGTCTTATTAGCTCCTAAAAACCAACAAGGTGATTATTTTGATGCTGTAATTAATATGAGCAGCATAGCTTTATTACTAGAAGATATTATGACATTTATTGTAGCTTTTATCTTAGAGAAAAAGAAGAAAATTGCATTGATCCCATCTTGGGAAAAAATTGCTTATATTTTAAGTATTATTTGAGCTTCTTTTTTATTGATAACTTTCTTTATTCCTAATATTTTTGGTGCAAGTCATACTACTGAAACAATTTTTACAATCCTTGGTTATATTGTCTTTTTACTTTCTGGTTCTTTAGTGCGTTTATATTCATATTATCAATATAAAAATAAGCTCAAACATCTTAAAGAAAAAGCAATTTTATCACATCATTAA
- the lon gene encoding endopeptidase La, which yields MKEENKLTLRAIVLEKHKACLPGAIIEQAFLNPGDHLVFARFQPGDSFVIVYSDQKNSIDSRAILASFIELKELKSNQGQVHKLVFKAKSYFDVDDIGLIAFDEKNAKNPFKFYKQTDYERIAKKYDLSAISFGVIGVRDELKVFLHLSENEFERDLLRFYDIFRSLKNPIERDAENSKSFESVFFNNQAHSDLSATLNYIDDLQDKYSEFHPKKHQFERIQEFILTTVSHFNNSYFDREMMFDDFGIAELQEIVRRITEFLGVSAGISKQVQENMNKKVSNQHKEFIIREKVKILQEELANINVPIIEDEYSNALRDKTKAQMFPESVKKLIAEENKRSSEMMPASPEASISKTFVATLKKLPWRKTQKEFLDIKHARSVLEKYHYGLDKVKERIIEYIAVIINQKNQEKKSAKKLKLDNELEIDLNLFKEDNKKKEEFNNVPIICLVGPPGTGKTSLSKAIAESLQRKFVKISLGGVHDESEIRGHRRTYVGAMPGKIIKGILKADVSNPVILLDEIDKMASTNKGDPASAMLEVLDPEQNSKFQDHYLEHEYDLSKAIFIATANYYESIPHALIDRVEIIELSSYTLTEKINIARKHLLPKVTQQVALPDDYLKLSDETLKYIIQHYTSEAGVRGLKRILDKIARKLTVKLLETNKKDWPKEYQVEIKELDDLLGVVIYKKDTETEEEKPGIVNGLAYTSTGGSTLQIEVNIFPGKEEIKITGSLKEVMKESAQISVSYVRSNAEKFGIKNFDFDKHTIHIHVPEGAVPKDGPSAGVTFTTALISALKKLPVAPIYGMTGEITLRGKVLDIGGLKEKSFAANQKNIKKVFIPYGNINNLRDIPSEIKSTLTYIPVKNYEEIYNVIFNNKKPLKVIKE from the coding sequence ATGAAAGAAGAAAATAAATTAACTTTACGTGCCATTGTTTTAGAAAAACATAAAGCATGTTTACCTGGAGCAATTATTGAGCAAGCTTTTTTAAACCCGGGTGATCACTTAGTTTTTGCTCGCTTTCAACCAGGAGATAGTTTTGTTATTGTTTATAGTGATCAAAAAAATTCAATTGACTCACGAGCTATTTTAGCATCGTTTATTGAACTGAAAGAATTAAAGTCCAACCAAGGACAAGTTCATAAATTAGTTTTTAAAGCAAAAAGTTATTTTGATGTTGATGATATTGGTTTAATTGCTTTTGACGAAAAAAATGCTAAAAACCCATTTAAGTTTTATAAACAAACTGATTATGAACGTATTGCTAAAAAATACGATTTAAGTGCAATTTCTTTTGGAGTTATTGGAGTAAGAGATGAATTAAAAGTTTTTTTACATCTTTCAGAAAATGAATTTGAAAGAGATCTTTTAAGATTTTATGATATTTTTCGATCATTAAAAAATCCAATTGAAAGAGATGCAGAAAACAGCAAATCTTTTGAATCAGTTTTCTTTAATAACCAAGCTCATTCTGATTTATCTGCAACTTTAAATTATATTGATGACTTGCAAGATAAATATAGTGAATTCCACCCTAAAAAACATCAATTTGAAAGAATTCAAGAATTTATTTTAACTACTGTTTCACATTTTAATAATTCATATTTTGACCGTGAAATGATGTTTGATGATTTTGGTATTGCTGAATTGCAAGAAATTGTGCGCAGAATTACCGAATTTTTAGGAGTTTCAGCGGGTATTAGTAAACAAGTTCAAGAAAACATGAACAAAAAAGTTTCTAACCAACATAAAGAATTTATCATACGTGAGAAAGTTAAAATTCTCCAAGAAGAATTAGCTAATATTAACGTCCCAATTATTGAAGATGAATATTCAAATGCTTTAAGAGATAAAACTAAAGCTCAAATGTTTCCTGAATCAGTTAAAAAATTAATTGCTGAGGAAAACAAACGTTCAAGCGAAATGATGCCTGCTTCTCCTGAAGCATCAATTTCTAAAACTTTTGTAGCAACTTTGAAAAAACTTCCTTGAAGAAAAACCCAAAAAGAATTTTTAGATATTAAGCATGCGCGCAGTGTTTTAGAAAAATACCACTATGGACTTGATAAAGTTAAAGAAAGAATTATTGAATATATTGCTGTAATTATTAACCAAAAAAATCAAGAGAAAAAATCAGCTAAAAAACTTAAATTAGATAATGAATTAGAAATTGACTTAAACTTATTTAAAGAAGATAATAAGAAAAAAGAAGAATTTAACAATGTTCCAATTATTTGCTTAGTTGGTCCTCCTGGAACAGGAAAAACTTCACTTTCAAAAGCTATTGCTGAATCATTACAACGTAAATTTGTTAAAATTTCACTTGGAGGAGTGCACGATGAAAGTGAAATTAGAGGACACCGAAGAACTTATGTTGGCGCAATGCCAGGAAAAATTATTAAAGGAATTTTAAAAGCTGATGTTTCAAACCCAGTTATTTTACTGGATGAAATTGATAAAATGGCTTCAACCAACAAAGGAGATCCAGCGAGTGCGATGTTGGAAGTTTTAGATCCCGAACAAAATTCAAAATTCCAAGATCACTACCTAGAACATGAATATGATTTATCTAAAGCAATCTTTATTGCTACCGCTAACTATTATGAAAGCATCCCACATGCTTTAATTGATCGTGTTGAAATTATTGAACTTTCTTCATATACATTAACTGAAAAAATTAATATTGCTCGCAAACATCTACTACCTAAAGTAACTCAACAAGTAGCCTTGCCAGATGATTATTTAAAATTAAGTGATGAGACTTTAAAATATATTATCCAACATTATACTTCTGAAGCAGGTGTACGTGGGCTTAAACGTATTTTAGACAAAATAGCTCGCAAACTAACTGTTAAATTATTAGAAACTAACAAAAAAGATTGACCAAAAGAATATCAAGTCGAAATTAAAGAGTTAGATGATCTTTTAGGTGTAGTAATTTATAAAAAAGATACCGAAACTGAAGAAGAAAAGCCAGGTATAGTTAATGGACTAGCATATACTTCAACTGGTGGCTCAACCTTGCAAATTGAAGTAAATATTTTCCCTGGTAAAGAAGAAATTAAAATTACTGGTTCATTAAAAGAGGTAATGAAAGAATCAGCTCAAATTTCCGTGTCATACGTTCGTTCTAATGCTGAAAAATTTGGCATTAAAAACTTTGATTTTGATAAACATACAATTCATATTCACGTGCCTGAAGGTGCTGTTCCTAAAGATGGACCAAGTGCCGGGGTAACATTTACAACAGCTTTAATTTCAGCACTGAAAAAATTACCAGTAGCACCAATTTATGGAATGACTGGCGAAATAACCTTAAGAGGTAAGGTTTTAGATATTGGTGGACTAAAAGAAAAATCTTTTGCTGCAAACCAAAAAAATATTAAAAAAGTATTTATTCCATACGGAAACATTAATAATTTAAGAGATATTCCAAGTGAAATAAAAAGCACATTAACATATATTCCTGTAAAAAACTACGAGGAAATATATAATGTTATTTTCAACAATAAAAAACCATTAAAAGTTATAAAAGAATAA
- a CDS encoding DnaB-like helicase C-terminal domain-containing protein, with amino-acid sequence MKKNKYKNIWKYKNFETFEHLQNPQTLFHDFLTEQMVLNFMINDAERQQTATQYLTKDHFFFEENKQLFEFINERRNKNINGVGVFNDYYDIINFIESEDLKLRYPKVNSSLVNEINSLFVNPDNFLEKLEQLIELTKMRNLETFYQASLQALHTKKDLNFSDSIQDFSVFLEQNYSNALQNSSFISFKEATDEFDELITNGIANDISEGLKTGYEVLDNLIKGFKPGQLIILAARPGVGKTALALNIAKNLTQEEIVDQNGQILRPNSCAFISLEMPYVELTMRFYSSLASINLGKLQKPKLLEQNEIVLLRSVISRNKNTTNLHFDDNTSSKISDLVWKIKQLHKEIQTTNHNGLSLLIIDYLQLISGNEFSGNRQNEVAQISRALKLLALDLKIPILALSQLSRSVESRENKRPQLSDLRESGAIEQDADIVIFLSRSNTKQQSNNDETYSNYNTHIITDVSVAKNRNGPTGEGDLLYEGSKVTFYERKY; translated from the coding sequence ATGAAAAAAAATAAATATAAAAATATTTGGAAATACAAAAACTTTGAAACCTTTGAACATTTACAAAATCCTCAGACTTTATTCCATGATTTTTTAACTGAACAAATGGTTTTAAATTTTATGATTAATGATGCAGAAAGACAACAAACTGCCACACAATATTTAACTAAAGATCATTTCTTTTTTGAAGAAAATAAACAACTATTTGAATTCATTAATGAAAGGCGTAATAAAAACATCAACGGGGTAGGTGTGTTTAATGATTATTATGATATTATTAATTTTATAGAATCAGAAGATTTAAAATTACGATATCCTAAGGTTAACAGTTCTTTAGTAAATGAAATTAACTCATTATTTGTCAATCCTGATAATTTTTTAGAAAAACTTGAGCAACTAATTGAGTTAACTAAAATGCGTAATTTAGAAACTTTTTACCAAGCTTCCTTGCAAGCTTTACATACAAAAAAAGATTTAAACTTTTCAGATTCAATTCAAGATTTTAGTGTTTTTTTAGAGCAAAATTATTCAAATGCTTTGCAAAATAGTTCATTTATTTCGTTTAAAGAAGCAACCGATGAATTTGATGAATTAATCACTAATGGGATAGCTAATGATATTTCTGAAGGTTTAAAAACAGGATATGAAGTATTAGATAATTTAATTAAAGGCTTTAAACCAGGTCAATTAATTATTCTAGCAGCAAGGCCAGGGGTGGGTAAAACAGCATTAGCTTTAAATATTGCTAAAAATCTAACTCAAGAAGAAATAGTTGATCAAAATGGACAAATTCTCAGACCTAATAGCTGCGCTTTTATTTCTTTAGAAATGCCTTATGTTGAATTAACAATGCGCTTTTATTCCTCGCTTGCTTCAATTAATTTAGGTAAATTACAAAAACCTAAATTATTAGAACAAAATGAAATTGTCTTATTGCGCTCAGTTATCTCTAGAAATAAAAATACGACTAATTTACATTTTGATGATAATACTTCAAGTAAAATTTCTGATTTAGTTTGAAAAATAAAGCAACTTCATAAAGAAATTCAAACTACTAATCATAATGGACTTAGTTTATTAATTATTGACTACCTGCAACTAATTTCGGGTAATGAATTTAGTGGAAACCGTCAAAATGAAGTAGCACAAATTTCAAGAGCTTTAAAACTTTTAGCTCTTGACCTTAAAATCCCAATTTTAGCATTATCGCAATTATCTCGTAGCGTTGAATCTCGGGAAAATAAGCGCCCGCAATTAAGTGATTTAAGAGAATCAGGAGCCATTGAACAAGATGCTGATATTGTGATTTTTTTAAGTCGTAGTAATACCAAACAACAATCAAATAATGATGAAACATACTCTAATTATAATACTCATATTATCACTGATGTTTCAGTAGCTAAAAATAGAAAT
- the rplI gene encoding 50S ribosomal protein L9, whose protein sequence is MKVILIKDCQDGKANTIVEVSAGYATNFLIKKGYAVAYTEKNIAKLNRELDNLLAEEYSKRSNAFQLKAQLEELELQFSLTSNKDKNGNLNVHGSISAKDIDKKLKELGFNLPKHALQKIHLVSFGWHEITVHLYKEIQAKLKIFLNITHEKK, encoded by the coding sequence ATGAAAGTAATACTAATTAAAGATTGTCAAGATGGTAAAGCCAATACCATTGTTGAAGTTTCAGCTGGATATGCAACAAACTTTTTAATCAAAAAAGGCTACGCCGTTGCATATACGGAAAAAAATATCGCTAAGTTAAATAGAGAATTAGATAATTTATTGGCTGAAGAATACTCCAAAAGATCAAATGCTTTTCAACTTAAAGCACAACTTGAAGAACTTGAATTACAATTTAGCTTAACATCTAATAAAGATAAAAACGGTAATTTAAATGTCCATGGCTCAATTTCAGCAAAAGATATTGATAAAAAACTAAAAGAATTAGGTTTTAACTTACCAAAACATGCTTTGCAAAAAATTCACCTTGTGTCTTTTGGATGACATGAAATAACTGTTCATTTATATAAAGAAATTCAAGCAAAGCTCAAAATATTTTTAAATATTACTCATGAAAAAAAATAA